The proteins below are encoded in one region of Streptomyces cyanogenus:
- a CDS encoding ABC transporter ATP-binding protein, protein MTEKKQAADPGGTLRAIARLMRPHRTVLAVTVLVSLAGVVVNIIAPLRLGHATNLIVAGVAGEALPAGLTKGQALARLRAEGHGTLASVYDTVDFTPGRGIDFAAVASVLSTALALYAAGSAANFVQERMAANVVQAIARDVRTRAEAKLARLPLGYFDGQPRGELLNRVTNDVDNLQQVLQQTLSQLGTAVMYASGLTAVMFVISPLLAALLLASLPVCAVIAAKLSARARPRFAEQWAATGALATHVEDMYTGHALVRVFGRQAHSEAEFDEHNEKAYRAGSAAQFLAATVEPALGFVSNLNYVAVSVIGVLRVASGALSLGEVQAFLQYTNQFSNQAGQIGAVVGKLQSGLASAERVFAFLDADEQSAEPTEPASLATVSGHVEFHDVSFRYRRDRPLIENFSLSVPPGTTVAIVGPTGAGKTTLGNLLMRFYEPDAGRILLDGVDIATMSREALRSRMGLVLQDTWLFEGTVAENIAYGRPRATREEIVTAARAMRVDHFLRTLPKGYDTVLDEAAGMSAGERQLITVARAFLSSPSVLILDEATSSVDTRSELLVQQAMAGLRRGRTSFVIAHRLSTIRDADLILVMDRGRIVEQGTHDELLAADGAYARLYTAQFEAVSGDTQGGASRQSGLTR, encoded by the coding sequence GTGACCGAGAAGAAGCAGGCCGCCGACCCGGGGGGAACCCTGCGGGCGATCGCGCGGCTGATGCGCCCGCACCGGACGGTCCTCGCCGTCACCGTTCTGGTGAGCCTCGCCGGTGTCGTGGTGAACATCATCGCCCCGCTCCGCCTCGGGCACGCCACCAATCTCATCGTCGCCGGCGTGGCCGGTGAGGCACTGCCGGCCGGGCTCACGAAGGGGCAGGCACTGGCCCGGCTCCGCGCGGAGGGCCACGGCACCCTCGCATCCGTGTACGACACGGTCGACTTCACGCCCGGTCGCGGCATCGACTTCGCGGCGGTGGCGTCGGTGTTGTCGACGGCGCTGGCCCTGTACGCGGCCGGGTCGGCCGCCAACTTCGTGCAGGAGCGCATGGCGGCGAACGTCGTGCAGGCGATCGCCCGGGACGTCAGGACCCGGGCGGAGGCCAAACTGGCCCGGCTGCCCCTCGGCTACTTCGACGGGCAGCCGCGCGGCGAGCTGCTGAACCGCGTCACCAACGACGTCGACAATCTGCAACAGGTGCTCCAGCAGACGCTCAGCCAGCTGGGCACCGCCGTAATGTACGCGAGCGGCCTCACCGCGGTGATGTTCGTGATCTCGCCGCTGCTGGCAGCTCTGCTGCTGGCGAGCCTCCCGGTGTGCGCCGTGATCGCGGCGAAGCTGAGTGCCCGGGCACGGCCGCGGTTCGCCGAGCAGTGGGCCGCGACCGGCGCCCTGGCCACGCACGTCGAGGACATGTACACCGGACACGCGCTTGTACGGGTGTTCGGACGGCAGGCCCACAGCGAGGCGGAGTTCGACGAGCACAACGAGAAGGCGTACCGGGCGGGCTCGGCCGCGCAGTTCCTCGCGGCGACCGTCGAACCCGCGCTGGGGTTCGTGTCGAACCTGAACTACGTCGCCGTGTCCGTCATCGGTGTGCTGCGGGTCGCCTCGGGCGCACTGTCCCTCGGCGAGGTGCAGGCCTTCCTCCAGTACACCAACCAGTTCAGCAACCAGGCCGGCCAGATCGGCGCGGTGGTCGGCAAGCTCCAGTCCGGCCTGGCCTCTGCCGAACGCGTCTTCGCCTTCCTCGACGCCGACGAGCAATCGGCCGAACCCACCGAACCGGCCTCGCTCGCCACCGTGTCCGGTCATGTCGAGTTCCACGACGTCAGCTTCCGCTACAGACGGGACCGTCCGCTGATCGAGAACTTTTCCTTGTCGGTGCCGCCGGGGACCACGGTCGCGATCGTGGGACCGACCGGCGCGGGCAAGACGACACTCGGCAACCTGCTGATGCGCTTCTACGAACCCGATGCCGGGCGGATCCTGCTCGACGGCGTGGACATCGCGACGATGAGCCGCGAGGCTCTCCGCTCGCGCATGGGACTGGTGCTCCAGGACACCTGGCTGTTCGAGGGGACGGTGGCGGAGAACATCGCGTACGGGCGCCCGCGGGCGACGCGCGAGGAGATCGTCACGGCAGCCAGGGCCATGCGGGTGGACCACTTCTTGCGGACGCTTCCGAAGGGTTACGACACGGTGCTCGACGAGGCGGCGGGCATGAGCGCCGGCGAGAGACAGCTCATCACGGTGGCGCGGGCGTTCCTCTCCTCGCCGTCCGTGCTGATCCTCGACGAAGCGACCAGCTCGGTGGACACACGCAGCGAACTGCTGGTGCAGCAGGCCATGGCAGGGCTGCGCCGGGGCCGCACCAGTTTCGTGATCGCACACCGACTGTCCACCATCCGCGACGCGGACCTGATCCTCGTCATGGACCGGGGCCGGATCGTCGAGCAGGGCACGCACGACGAACTCCTCGCCGCCGACGGCGCCTACGCCCGCCTGTACACGGCGCAGTTCGAAGCGGTGTCGGGAGACACACAAGGGGGTGCCTCCCGACAGAGCGGTCTCACCAGGTGA
- a CDS encoding ABC transporter ATP-binding protein: MPLRLLRTYLRPYRTWVALTVTLQIAQTLALLMLPTLSAQVIDRGLLVGSLPGIIWLGTGMLLVVVVQLAARLGAEYFAARAATAVGRDLRSAMFRHVQRFSAHDVGRFGTSSLATRTLNDVQQVQTLAADGLSSIITAPIMCVVSVVLALRQDVPLALVVIVLIPVTTVVVAVILTRMGRLYDRIQGGMDTIGRLFREQITGVRVVRAFVRDTHEQERFGTANTEMFVLTRRVRRLAAGMFPLVWLLGNGFTVVVAWIGAKRIASGALQVGALSAFLGYIVLVLTSMVIAMYVMLTVPRAAAAARRIREVLDTDPGMATSCQPVVSGPRPGHLELRGVGFRYPGAEEPFLHDIDLSAGPGQTVAVIGGTGSGKTTLLNLVVRLFDATSGSVLVDGVDVRDLDAGTRSRTVGMVAQQPYLFAGTVASNLRWGNENATDADLWHALETAQAREFVAAMPGGLQAEITQGGTNVSGGQRQRLALARTLLRRPGIYLFDDCFSGLDAATDLAVRNALAPELADATVVIVAQRVDAIKNADLVLVLEDGRVVGRGSHEQLLTENGTYREIVRSQLDNVEEAA; encoded by the coding sequence GTGCCCCTGCGATTGCTCAGGACGTACCTACGCCCTTACCGAACCTGGGTCGCGCTGACCGTCACCCTCCAGATCGCGCAGACGCTGGCGCTCCTCATGCTCCCCACGCTGAGCGCACAGGTCATCGACCGGGGACTGCTGGTGGGGTCGCTGCCCGGGATCATCTGGCTGGGCACGGGGATGCTGCTCGTCGTCGTGGTCCAACTCGCCGCGCGGCTGGGAGCCGAGTACTTCGCCGCTCGTGCTGCCACCGCGGTCGGCCGCGATCTGAGGTCGGCGATGTTCCGCCACGTGCAGCGGTTCTCCGCACATGACGTGGGGCGCTTCGGCACGTCCTCCCTGGCCACCAGGACACTCAACGACGTGCAGCAGGTCCAGACCCTCGCGGCCGACGGGCTGAGCAGCATCATCACCGCGCCGATCATGTGTGTGGTGAGCGTGGTGCTCGCGCTGCGCCAGGACGTGCCGTTGGCGCTGGTCGTGATCGTGCTGATCCCGGTGACGACGGTCGTGGTGGCGGTGATCCTGACCCGGATGGGCCGGCTCTACGACCGCATCCAGGGCGGCATGGACACCATCGGCCGGCTGTTCCGTGAGCAGATCACCGGCGTGCGCGTGGTACGTGCCTTCGTCCGGGACACGCACGAGCAGGAGCGGTTCGGCACGGCGAACACCGAGATGTTCGTGCTGACCCGCAGGGTGCGTCGGCTCGCGGCCGGCATGTTCCCGCTGGTGTGGCTGCTGGGCAACGGGTTCACCGTGGTGGTGGCGTGGATCGGCGCTAAGCGGATCGCCTCGGGCGCACTGCAGGTCGGAGCGCTGAGCGCGTTCCTCGGCTACATCGTGCTGGTGCTGACCTCGATGGTCATCGCCATGTACGTCATGCTCACGGTTCCGAGGGCCGCCGCTGCCGCGCGGCGCATCCGTGAGGTACTCGACACCGACCCGGGGATGGCCACGTCCTGCCAGCCGGTCGTGTCCGGGCCGCGGCCGGGGCACCTGGAACTGCGCGGCGTCGGGTTCCGTTATCCCGGCGCGGAGGAGCCGTTCCTGCACGACATCGACCTGAGCGCCGGGCCCGGCCAGACCGTGGCGGTGATCGGCGGCACCGGGAGCGGCAAGACCACCCTGTTGAACCTGGTGGTGCGGCTGTTCGACGCCACGTCCGGATCGGTGCTGGTGGACGGGGTCGACGTGCGTGATCTGGACGCCGGCACCCGGAGTCGCACCGTGGGTATGGTCGCGCAGCAGCCTTACCTCTTCGCGGGAACAGTCGCGTCCAACCTGCGCTGGGGCAACGAGAACGCCACCGACGCGGATCTCTGGCACGCGCTCGAGACCGCCCAGGCCCGCGAGTTCGTGGCGGCGATGCCGGGTGGGCTGCAAGCGGAGATCACCCAGGGCGGCACGAACGTCTCGGGCGGCCAGCGGCAGCGGCTCGCCCTCGCGAGAACCCTGCTGCGACGGCCCGGGATCTACCTGTTCGACGACTGTTTCTCCGGCCTGGACGCCGCGACGGACCTGGCCGTGCGCAACGCGCTGGCCCCGGAACTCGCCGACGCGACGGTGGTGATCGTCGCGCAGCGGGTGGACGCCATCAAGAACGCCGACCTGGTCCTCGTGCTGGAGGACGGCCGCGTGGTGGGCCGGGGCTCTCACGAGCAGCTGCTGACGGAGAACGGGACGTACAGGGAGATCGTGCGGTCCCAGCTCGACAACGTGGAGGAAGCGGCGTGA